In the genome of Thiorhodovibrio winogradskyi, the window CACGGTGAACAAAAACGCCGTGCCCAATGATCCGCAGTCGCCCTTTGTCACCAGCGGCATTCGCGTCGGCACCCCAGCCATCACCACCCGCGGCTTTGGCGAGGCCGAGGCGCGCGAACTGGCCGGCTGGATGTGCGATCTCATCGACAGTCGCGGTGGTGCTGGCGCCATCGAGAAGGTCAAGTCACAGGTGCTCGCGCTGTGCCAGCGTTTCCCGGTTTACGCCCGTTGAGCGCGAGCCTGGGGTTTCAAACTCCTTCGGCCCGGCGCGGCGCCGGTCGCTGAGATCGGCCCGTGCGCTGCCCCTTCTGTGGTGCCGAGGACACCAAGGTAGTGGACTCGCGCCTCTATGGCGACGGCGATCAGGTGCGCCGGCGCCGGCGTTGCATTGTCTGCGCCGAGCGCTTCACCACCTATGAAAAACCCGAGTTGGAACTGCCGCGGGTGATCAAACGCGATGGCTCGCGGGTGCCCTTTGACGGTCGCAAGCTGCGTTCCGGGCTCATGCGCGCGGTCGAGAAGCGCCCGGTCAGCGCCGATCAGATCGAGGCCGTGATCGCGCGCATCGGTCGGCGGTTGCAGGCCACGGGTGCCAGCGAGGTGCATTCACGCGAGATCGGGGAATTCCTGATGGACGAACTGCGCGGACTCGATCAGGTCGCCTATGTGCGCTTTGCCTCGGTGTATCGCAAGTTCGAGGATGTCGAGGCCTTTCGCGAGGAGATAGAGCGCCTGGAGCGCCAACCCTCGCCCGAGGTGAAACGTGCTCAGCTTGACCTGCTCAGCGTGCTGGAGTCGAAATGAGCCAGGTCGATGCCGCCGAGGACGCGCGCTTCATGGCCCGGGCGCTGCGCCTGGCCGAACGCGGACTCTACAGCACGGACCCCAACCCACGGGTCGGCTGCCTGCTGGTGCGCGCGGGCGAGATCATCGCCGAGGCCTGGCATGAGCGCGCCGGCGAGCCTCATGCCGAGGCGCTTGCACTGCGTCAGGCCGGCGAGCGGGCCCAGGGTGCCACGGCCTATGTCACCCTCGAGCCCTGTTGTCATCAAGGGCGCACGCCGCCCTGTACAGAGGCGCTGATCAAGGCCGGGGTGGCACGGGTGGTCGCGGCCATGCAAGATCCCAATCCGCGCGTGGCCGGGCAGGGCTTCGCGCGGCTGCGCGCGGCCGGCGTGCTGGTCGAGGCAGGGCTGATGCAAGCCGAGGCCGAGGCTTTGAACCCGGGATTTATCCGCCGCATGCGCGACGGCCTGCCCTGGGTGCGCTGCAAGCTGGCCATGAGCCTGGACGGGCGCACAGCCATGGCCAGTGGCGAGAGCCGCTGGATTACCTCGGACGCCGCGCGCGCCGATGTGCAGCGACTGCGCGCCCGCTCATCGGCCATTGTGACTGGAATTGGCACTGTGTTGGCCGATAATCCAGCGCTCAATGTGCGTATCGACCCCGTGACGGGCCGGCCTCCAGCGACCGGATCGGCGCCGCGCCAGCCGCCGCGGGTGGTACTCGACAGCCAGTTGCGCCTGCCCTCTGACGCGCGTCTGTTGGCATTGCCCGGGCAGACCTTGGTCATGACCGCGGTCACTGCCGAGCACCCGCG includes:
- the nrdR gene encoding transcriptional regulator NrdR — translated: MRCPFCGAEDTKVVDSRLYGDGDQVRRRRRCIVCAERFTTYEKPELELPRVIKRDGSRVPFDGRKLRSGLMRAVEKRPVSADQIEAVIARIGRRLQATGASEVHSREIGEFLMDELRGLDQVAYVRFASVYRKFEDVEAFREEIERLERQPSPEVKRAQLDLLSVLESK
- the ribD gene encoding bifunctional diaminohydroxyphosphoribosylaminopyrimidine deaminase/5-amino-6-(5-phosphoribosylamino)uracil reductase RibD; amino-acid sequence: MSQVDAAEDARFMARALRLAERGLYSTDPNPRVGCLLVRAGEIIAEAWHERAGEPHAEALALRQAGERAQGATAYVTLEPCCHQGRTPPCTEALIKAGVARVVAAMQDPNPRVAGQGFARLRAAGVLVEAGLMQAEAEALNPGFIRRMRDGLPWVRCKLAMSLDGRTAMASGESRWITSDAARADVQRLRARSSAIVTGIGTVLADNPALNVRIDPVTGRPPATGSAPRQPPRVVLDSQLRLPSDARLLALPGQTLVMTAVTAEHPRWSSLEAAGAEVLACIPSRTGQIDLGRALRELAHRECNEVLIEAGPRLAGAALRCGWIDELWLYLAPHLMGDAARGLFHLPGLERMDERIGLELLDARQIGGDLRLRLRPREGVETMATGLAATAGQEAGQGVHV